In a genomic window of Candidatus Gorgyraea atricola:
- a CDS encoding C4-type zinc ribbon domain-containing protein: MTQQQKSIREQIGLLIELQVMDGEIYVLEAEKKSAPEKIKTTESNLQTKKTGIKQAEENLKSLQVKLKEKEITLQQKEEQIKKLQGQLYQIKTNKEYTTMLTEIGGIKADNSIIEEEIIKLMDETDAGKKKIAEEKELFKKEEASAQKEKDVISNRVKEIDTRLSELFAKRKDMILGIEKQILARYERVLKNKEGLGLVSIVDGTCGGCHMNLPPQVISDTKLRESIIVCGSCSRILYIDDNAEIN, from the coding sequence TTGACTCAGCAGCAGAAGTCGATTAGGGAGCAGATCGGATTATTGATAGAACTTCAGGTTATGGACGGGGAGATCTATGTCTTGGAGGCAGAGAAGAAAAGTGCGCCAGAGAAGATTAAGACGACAGAAAGTAATCTCCAGACAAAGAAAACAGGTATTAAACAGGCAGAGGAAAACCTAAAGAGTTTGCAGGTAAAATTAAAAGAAAAAGAAATAACCCTGCAGCAGAAGGAAGAACAGATTAAAAAACTGCAAGGCCAGCTTTACCAGATAAAGACGAATAAAGAATATACTACCATGCTTACAGAGATAGGTGGAATAAAGGCAGACAACTCTATCATAGAGGAAGAGATAATAAAACTGATGGACGAGACAGATGCTGGAAAAAAGAAGATTGCAGAGGAAAAAGAGTTATTTAAGAAAGAAGAGGCAAGTGCCCAGAAGGAAAAAGATGTAATCAGCAACAGAGTCAAGGAGATCGATACCAGGCTTTCAGAGCTTTTCGCAAAAAGAAAAGATATGATACTTGGCATAGAAAAGCAAATTCTTGCCAGGTATGAAAGAGTGCTTAAAAACAAAGAAGGTCTTGGCCTTGTAAGCATAGTGGATGGCACGTGCGGAGGATGCCACATGAACCTGCCCCCGCAAGTCATAAGCGATACAAAACTCAGAGAGAGCATT
- a CDS encoding GIY-YIG nuclease family protein, with translation MWYVYLIKSIKFKYRYIGSSNDVYKRLEEHNKGICKASNPYKPFKLISYIAVEDKNKAIELERYLKTGSGSAFLKKRIL, from the coding sequence ATGTGGTATGTGTATCTAATTAAAAGTATTAAGTTTAAATATAGGTATATTGGATCTAGTAACGATGTATATAAGAGATTAGAAGAGCACAACAAAGGCATATGCAAAGCGAGTAATCCTTATAAGCCTTTTAAGTTAATTTCGTACATAGCTGTTGAAGACAAGAATAAAGCAATAGAGTTGGAGAGATATTTAAAAACTGGTTCTGGATCAGCGTTTCTAAAGAAGAGAATTCTTTAG
- a CDS encoding SGNH/GDSL hydrolase family protein, with translation MRTIHRFKYIPLILLGIISTLLLLELVLFLSGQCLLWSRRKVQYSGVNSVQIACAGDSHTFGVGTSMQYSYPKQLEKLLNDNNPSQKFSVINLGIPGSSARLQFEGLKNFLDKNTAEFVMLLTGENSGPELETYNVANLRSIRFLKEIFSYMIEKNPLSPDIRKTTVKKEVYNDYMNHYLNKIRMLCLDKGSDLLLLSYYNRSYEIVEKFAERYDIPYFKFTENFKMIFESDDKTKYISPDISHMNHRGNKFFAEQLYGYLFLNQRYLDFAISPLLRKIHDGNFYRTNDEIKMAIEFGKAKIKENRDNPYDLIHLGHIYMEIGKYKSAKKFYLMGLVSSNYTDNNTIVSPIINWYLRKGRKQNALKICEEILLHNPENAIARYHYETFSPEMSDLK, from the coding sequence ATGAGAACAATCCATCGCTTTAAATATATTCCTTTAATTCTACTTGGCATCATATCTACCCTTCTTCTGCTGGAACTTGTGCTTTTTCTGTCAGGGCAATGTCTTCTCTGGTCAAGAAGGAAAGTTCAGTATAGCGGGGTTAATTCTGTACAGATAGCTTGCGCAGGAGACTCTCATACTTTTGGTGTAGGGACTTCAATGCAATATAGCTATCCTAAGCAACTCGAAAAACTTCTGAATGATAACAACCCTTCTCAAAAATTCTCAGTCATCAATCTCGGCATACCTGGTTCTTCCGCAAGGCTCCAGTTTGAAGGATTAAAAAACTTTTTGGATAAAAATACTGCTGAGTTCGTAATGCTGCTTACAGGGGAAAATTCCGGACCAGAGCTTGAAACATACAATGTAGCAAACTTAAGAAGTATTAGATTTTTAAAAGAAATATTTAGCTACATGATCGAAAAAAATCCGCTATCGCCTGACATTAGGAAAACTACAGTAAAAAAAGAGGTGTATAATGATTACATGAATCACTACCTTAACAAGATAAGAATGCTATGTCTAGATAAAGGCTCTGACCTGCTGCTGCTCTCTTACTATAATAGATCCTATGAAATAGTTGAAAAGTTTGCTGAAAGATATGATATTCCTTATTTCAAATTTACTGAAAATTTCAAGATGATATTTGAATCAGATGACAAAACAAAATATATATCTCCAGACATCTCTCACATGAACCATCGCGGCAATAAATTCTTCGCTGAACAACTTTATGGATATCTTTTTTTAAATCAACGCTATCTTGATTTTGCAATAAGCCCTCTTTTAAGAAAAATCCACGACGGAAATTTCTATAGAACCAACGATGAGATAAAAATGGCAATAGAATTTGGGAAGGCTAAGATAAAAGAAAATAGGGATAATCCTTACGACCTTATCCATTTAGGCCATATCTATATGGAAATCGGCAAATACAAATCTGCCAAAAAATTCTATCTGATGGGCCTTGTATCTTCAAATTATACAGATAATAACACCATAGTCTCTCCGATAATAAACTGGTATCTAAGAAAAGGGCGAAAACAAAATGCCCTTAAGATTTGCGAAGAGATACTCCTGCATAATCCAGAAAATGCAATCGCAAGATATCACTACGAAACATTCTCACCAGAGATGTCAGATTTAAAATAA